In one Magallana gigas chromosome 7, xbMagGiga1.1, whole genome shotgun sequence genomic region, the following are encoded:
- the LOC105341322 gene encoding armadillo repeat-containing protein 7, protein MFSSKEQLQKRTGPHGIGRFSYLQSLVTEFQDTDSLESKQEVLANLANFAYDPVNYEYMRTLNVIDLFLDCLDESDEKLVEFGIGGLCNICLDKSNKEEILKNNGVKLVMKCLSSPCEETVLSAITTLMYLVTPVSKADITCLPIVECMLRFSESKNTRLSNLAKVFLEDYCDKSQIEAARQVQERMKTQNSNS, encoded by the exons ATGTTTAGttcaaaagaacaacttcaaaAAAGAACAGGGCCACATGGAATAGGTCGATTTAGCTATTTACAATCGTTGGTGACTGAATTTCAGGATACAGACAGCCTGG aaagcaAGCAAGAAGTTTTGGCAAACTTGGCCAACTTTGCTTATGATCCAGTTAACTATGAATATATGAGAACTTTGAATGTTATAGACCTTTTCCTTG ATTGCTTGGATGAATCGGATGAGAAGTTAGTTGAGTTTGGAATCGGGGGATTGTGTAATATTTGTCTTG ataaaagtaacaaagaagaaattttgaaaaacaatggagTAAAACTTGTAATGAAGTGTCTCTCAAG CCCATGTGAGGAGACGGTCCTGTCTGCTATTACCACTTTGATGTACTTGGTGACCCCTGTCTCTAAAGCAG atattaCATGCCTACCCATAGTAGAGTGCATGCTGAGGTTTTCTGAATCTAAAAACACCAGGCTGAGCAATCTGGCCAAAGTTTTCCTGGAG GACTATTGTGACAAGTCCCAAATTGAGGCTGCGAGACAAGTCCAGGAGAGAATGAAGACTCAGAATTCAAACTCCTGA